Proteins from a genomic interval of Alteromonas macleodii ATCC 27126:
- a CDS encoding flagellar hook-length control protein FliK: MQQVAAHKTDIAALPFSASGTAKAVGTGIGTQQQANNENNQAFNRLYQDAKTTKSDFVLNEKEDQVAQSRTANRSDSAAPQSSVSSDTIKNGKDRDAGHTDLPVRDEVTDIPAESEADSHNANQEENATLDAQGSATTTQPSTDGENTNLVIDDAEGAVEQKNVTDAQYVIGEGGRKDAEAGVITSPGTPDGKPSKDDGEPDWIAYVETVANRFGKSDESSGESGTTEDKSISEAAGEAVNVVSIKESGKLWKLPEDVDTSDMPSVMAHLLSQLNSNNDGELAIESLSSEAQQTLTALTSLLIGGNANNQQSGSDSEANNASSNAQTDINTNSDKKVKNDNELSALIAKLMQTEHTENPEQGLESDTEAANALSGMLETLNGLSESGKKSADESLVLSLLADELNNIQAKSLDDNLAEAQELLAELTSEAAVAGSVAVNTAASNDAKSVSSEGLSNVDNSGEQTKVVDSFGATEISSDLLSAISELSPQSAQKATEAFAERVVAALPGGAQQQAVKANIIAGINEFQQQVQQGREPGIDLSTIVADAAKDAAVSADVVASMTARVDGQASQFLNLMTQTQASAQHAIAGLVNPTESVMQENSQLRAEASKTQQQFEGFDKAVNIHKSDGQQQLSEKIRWMVNARNTMAEIRLDPPELGSMQVRVNVAGDAASVSFVVQSQQAKDALADAMPKLRDMLSEQGIELGDAQVRKDNSSGQENGQQLAGSSHQGQGAGDRGENDGVDDTDGMRVIEHSISRADKGGIDFYA, from the coding sequence ATGCAACAAGTTGCCGCACATAAAACAGACATTGCCGCATTACCATTCTCTGCTTCTGGTACGGCGAAAGCCGTTGGAACGGGTATCGGAACTCAGCAACAAGCGAACAATGAAAATAACCAAGCATTTAACCGACTTTATCAAGACGCGAAAACGACCAAGTCAGATTTTGTTTTAAACGAAAAAGAAGATCAGGTTGCTCAATCTCGAACAGCAAACCGTTCGGACAGCGCGGCTCCCCAATCTTCAGTATCCAGTGACACGATCAAAAATGGTAAAGACCGCGATGCGGGACATACGGATTTACCTGTTCGTGACGAAGTGACAGATATTCCAGCTGAGTCTGAAGCTGACTCTCACAATGCAAATCAAGAAGAAAATGCAACGCTTGATGCGCAAGGTTCAGCAACGACAACGCAGCCCTCGACTGACGGTGAAAATACCAATCTCGTTATTGACGACGCTGAAGGCGCCGTTGAACAAAAAAACGTGACCGACGCGCAGTATGTCATTGGAGAAGGCGGCAGGAAAGATGCCGAGGCTGGCGTTATTACCTCACCTGGCACGCCAGACGGAAAGCCAAGCAAAGACGACGGCGAGCCAGACTGGATTGCCTACGTCGAGACGGTAGCCAATCGTTTTGGAAAAAGTGATGAATCTTCAGGTGAATCAGGTACCACAGAAGATAAGAGTATCTCTGAAGCTGCAGGCGAGGCAGTTAACGTCGTATCTATAAAAGAAAGCGGAAAACTTTGGAAGCTTCCGGAGGATGTGGATACGAGCGATATGCCATCGGTCATGGCTCATCTTTTGTCGCAACTTAATAGTAACAATGATGGTGAATTAGCCATCGAATCCCTGTCGTCTGAAGCACAACAAACACTCACTGCACTAACTTCACTTCTTATTGGTGGCAACGCTAACAATCAACAGAGTGGAAGTGATAGTGAAGCGAACAATGCGTCTTCAAATGCGCAAACCGATATCAATACTAATTCAGATAAAAAAGTAAAAAATGACAATGAGCTTTCAGCATTAATTGCCAAGCTCATGCAAACTGAGCACACAGAAAATCCCGAACAAGGTCTAGAGTCAGACACTGAAGCCGCAAATGCATTAAGCGGTATGTTAGAAACGTTAAATGGGCTATCTGAAAGCGGTAAAAAATCGGCCGATGAATCGCTCGTACTAAGTCTACTAGCAGATGAACTTAACAATATTCAGGCCAAATCTCTTGATGACAATCTCGCCGAGGCTCAAGAGTTATTGGCCGAGTTAACTTCAGAGGCAGCTGTTGCCGGCAGCGTGGCGGTAAATACAGCAGCATCAAACGACGCTAAATCAGTATCGTCTGAGGGGCTGTCAAACGTTGATAACAGCGGCGAGCAAACCAAGGTAGTTGATTCTTTTGGTGCTACAGAAATCTCAAGCGACCTGCTTTCAGCGATAAGTGAGCTATCGCCACAAAGCGCGCAAAAGGCAACAGAAGCGTTTGCAGAGCGTGTAGTCGCGGCTCTGCCTGGTGGTGCACAGCAACAAGCGGTGAAGGCTAACATTATCGCTGGCATTAACGAGTTTCAGCAACAAGTCCAGCAAGGTAGAGAGCCTGGCATTGATTTATCAACTATTGTTGCCGATGCCGCAAAAGATGCTGCGGTAAGTGCTGATGTGGTTGCTTCAATGACAGCGCGTGTAGACGGTCAAGCCAGTCAATTCTTAAATTTGATGACGCAAACTCAAGCAAGTGCTCAACACGCTATTGCTGGATTGGTTAATCCAACTGAATCGGTTATGCAGGAAAACTCTCAGCTTCGCGCTGAAGCGTCAAAAACTCAGCAGCAGTTTGAAGGTTTTGATAAAGCGGTCAATATTCATAAGAGCGACGGCCAGCAGCAGCTTAGTGAGAAAATTCGCTGGATGGTTAATGCGCGAAATACCATGGCTGAAATTCGCTTAGATCCTCCCGAGCTTGGCAGTATGCAGGTGAGAGTAAATGTGGCGGGTGACGCTGCAAGCGTGAGCTTTGTTGTGCAATCACAGCAAGCTAAAGATGCGTTGGCCGATGCTATGCCTAAGCTAAGGGATATGCTTTCAGAACAGGGTATTGAGTTAGGCGACGCCCAAGTTAGGAAAGATAATTCTTCTGGTCAAGAAAATGGCCAGCAACTTGCAGGAAGCAGTCACCAAGGTCAGGGAGCTGGGGATCGTGGAGAAAATGACGGTGTAGACGACACGGATGGCATGCGGGTTATTGAACACTCGATTTCGCGCGCGGACAAGGGCGGCATAGACTTTTACGCTTAA